In the Phaseolus vulgaris cultivar G19833 chromosome 7, P. vulgaris v2.0, whole genome shotgun sequence genome, one interval contains:
- the LOC137828478 gene encoding uncharacterized protein isoform X2 — translation MNYSFQFQVQAIVHTSFRQRHFSSFLRYTASSFCCRRNLEMEEVKDASDLLVGDPALMETKIEAIRLGGPQKLQVIADFDATLTKFSVNGTRGQSSHGLLQQGNPEYDAKRQQLYEYYHPLEFSPTIGLEEKTKLMEEWWGKTHALLVEGGLTYESIRQSVANANIAFREGVPELFEFLEERDIPVLIFSAGLADTIEEVLRQKLHRYFKNVRIVSNRMVFDDNGSLVSFKGKLIHSLNKNEHALDMAAPVHERFGDMDGPTDDNASLKKRTNVLLLGDHLGDLGMSDGLNYETRISLGFLNHNIENSLSCYREAFDVVFVNDAPMWGVIKLVSQMC, via the exons ATGAATTATAGCTTCCAATTTCAAGTTCAAGCCATCGTCCACACCTCCTTTCGCCAACGCCACTTCTCCTCTTTTCTCCGTTACACAGCCTCAAG TTTTTGTTGCAGGAGAAATTTAGAAATGGAGGAAGTGAAGGATGCTTCGGACTTGTTGGTGGGTGACCCTGCTTTGATGGAGACGAAAATTGAAGCAATTCGTTTGGGTGGTCCCCAGAAGCTTCAG GTGATTGCTGATTTTGATGCCACGTTAACTAAGTTTTCGGTTAATGGAACCCGTGGCCAAT CCAGTCATGGCCTTTTGCAGCAGGGTAATCCGGAATATGATGCCAAGAGGCAGCAGTTATATGAATATTACCATCCATTAGAATTTTCACCGACTATTGGACTTGAAGAGAAAACGAAGCTCATGGAAGAGTG GTGGGGAAAAACACATGCTCTGCTTGTTGAGGGAGGACTTACATATGAATCAATAAGGCAATCTGTTGCTAATGCCAACATAGCTTTCAGGGAAGGTGTTCCTGAACTTTTTGAGTTTCTGGAG GAAAGAGACATTCCTGTGTTAATATTCTCTGCAGGGCTCGCTGATACCATTGAAGAG GTCCTAAGGCAGAAACTTCACAGATACTTCAAGAATGTGAGGATAGTATCCAACAGAATGGTATTTGATGACAATGGCAGCCTTGTATCATTTAAAG GAAAATTGATTCATAGCTTAAATAAAAATGAGCATGCTCTTGATATGGCAGCTCCTGTTCATGAGAGGTTTGGTGATATGGATGGTCCTACTGATGACAATGCCTCATTGAAGAAGAGAACCAATGTTCTCCTTCTCGGTGATCATCTTGGAGACTTGGGAATGTCTGATGGTTTGAATTATGAGACTCGAATATCCTTGGGATTCCT GAACCACAACATTGAGAACTCACTCAGCTGCTATCGAGAAGCTTTTGATGTGGTTTTTGTG AATGATGCACCTATGTGGGGAGTAATCAAATTGGTCTCTCAAATGTGTTGA
- the LOC137828478 gene encoding uncharacterized protein isoform X1, producing the protein MNYSFQFQVQAIVHTSFRQRHFSSFLRYTASRVSFSSFCCRRNLEMEEVKDASDLLVGDPALMETKIEAIRLGGPQKLQVIADFDATLTKFSVNGTRGQSSHGLLQQGNPEYDAKRQQLYEYYHPLEFSPTIGLEEKTKLMEEWWGKTHALLVEGGLTYESIRQSVANANIAFREGVPELFEFLEERDIPVLIFSAGLADTIEEVLRQKLHRYFKNVRIVSNRMVFDDNGSLVSFKGKLIHSLNKNEHALDMAAPVHERFGDMDGPTDDNASLKKRTNVLLLGDHLGDLGMSDGLNYETRISLGFLNHNIENSLSCYREAFDVVFVNDAPMWGVIKLVSQMC; encoded by the exons ATGAATTATAGCTTCCAATTTCAAGTTCAAGCCATCGTCCACACCTCCTTTCGCCAACGCCACTTCTCCTCTTTTCTCCGTTACACAGCCTCAAG GGTATCATTTTCTAGTTTTTGTTGCAGGAGAAATTTAGAAATGGAGGAAGTGAAGGATGCTTCGGACTTGTTGGTGGGTGACCCTGCTTTGATGGAGACGAAAATTGAAGCAATTCGTTTGGGTGGTCCCCAGAAGCTTCAG GTGATTGCTGATTTTGATGCCACGTTAACTAAGTTTTCGGTTAATGGAACCCGTGGCCAAT CCAGTCATGGCCTTTTGCAGCAGGGTAATCCGGAATATGATGCCAAGAGGCAGCAGTTATATGAATATTACCATCCATTAGAATTTTCACCGACTATTGGACTTGAAGAGAAAACGAAGCTCATGGAAGAGTG GTGGGGAAAAACACATGCTCTGCTTGTTGAGGGAGGACTTACATATGAATCAATAAGGCAATCTGTTGCTAATGCCAACATAGCTTTCAGGGAAGGTGTTCCTGAACTTTTTGAGTTTCTGGAG GAAAGAGACATTCCTGTGTTAATATTCTCTGCAGGGCTCGCTGATACCATTGAAGAG GTCCTAAGGCAGAAACTTCACAGATACTTCAAGAATGTGAGGATAGTATCCAACAGAATGGTATTTGATGACAATGGCAGCCTTGTATCATTTAAAG GAAAATTGATTCATAGCTTAAATAAAAATGAGCATGCTCTTGATATGGCAGCTCCTGTTCATGAGAGGTTTGGTGATATGGATGGTCCTACTGATGACAATGCCTCATTGAAGAAGAGAACCAATGTTCTCCTTCTCGGTGATCATCTTGGAGACTTGGGAATGTCTGATGGTTTGAATTATGAGACTCGAATATCCTTGGGATTCCT GAACCACAACATTGAGAACTCACTCAGCTGCTATCGAGAAGCTTTTGATGTGGTTTTTGTG AATGATGCACCTATGTGGGGAGTAATCAAATTGGTCTCTCAAATGTGTTGA
- the LOC137829244 gene encoding uncharacterized protein: MAFRPRMPPITFTNEDFKGVDYRQQDDPIVIAVDIDRFTIRKTLVDQGSSVDIVYWKTFKAMKIAETEMMPYDDHVVGFSSERVGTKGYIELYTTFDEGKNTRTIKIRYVVIDANTSYNILLGQPSINRLMAIVSTPHLTMKFPSRTGDILTVHVDQKEARECYAESLRVEPLRNDTSPLRVRKSSRKDYSPRKDWSRTVEPTVALVDLDPRAAKDRLEAREELWRVPLLDEEHNTAVGTAMAAVEAEIMHVGLKKNMDMFAWTPADMPGISMHPRNKEKTTFMTAETNYYYEVMPFGLKNAGVTYQRLMDKIFKGLIGRAVEVYVDDIVIKSDSFEQHLKDLNKVFRALKGVNMKLNPKRCTFRVEGGKFLGFMLTHRGIETNPDKCQAILGMRSPNSIKEIQQLLGRLTALSRFVPRLAERTRPMVQLLQKGTKFVWDDRCEEIFKQLKEFLTSPTVIQKPRPDHPILVYLVVSEEAVNAALVQESEGKEWPVYFVSRTLHSVEM; encoded by the exons ATGGCATTCCGGCCgaggatgccacccatcacCTTTACGAACGAGGACTTTAAGGGCGTGGATTACCGCCAACAGGACGACCCGATTGTAATAGCGGTCGATATAGACCGATTCACCATCCGAAAGACCctcgtggaccaaggaagttcggtagACATCGTCTACTGGAAAACGTTCAAGGCCATGAAGATAGCCGAAACTGAGATGATGCCCTACGACGACCATGTGGTAGGGTTCTCGAGTGAGAGGGTAGGTACCAAGGGCTACATTGAGCTCTATACCACCTTCGACGAAGGGAAGAATACTAGGACCATCAAAATCCGATACGTGGTCATCGACGCCAACACCTCCTACAATATCCTCCTCGGCCAACCGTCCATCAACCGGCTGATGGCCATCGTATCAACCCCTCACCTGACAATGAAATTCCCTTCGAGGACAGGGGACATTCTCACGGTCCACGTggaccagaaagaagcacgAGAGTGCTACGCCGAGAGCCTCCGGGTGGAACCCTTAAGGAATGACACCTCTCCCCTCAGGGTGAGAAAGTCCTCCCGAAAGGACTACTCACCCAGGAAGGACTGGTCGAGGACAGTCGAGCCAACCGTAGCGTTGGTGGACCTCGATCCCCGGGCGGCCAAGGATAGACTGGAGGCGAGAGAAGAGCTGTGGAGAGTACCCCTCCTCGATGAAGAGCACAACACCGCTGTAGGAACGGCCATGGCAGCTGTCGAAGCCGAGATCATGCACGTCGGGCTGAAAAAGAATATGGACATGTTCGCCTGGACACCGGCCGACATGCCAGGG ataagcatgcaccccAGGAACAAGGAGAAGACGACCTTCATGACGGCCGAAACCAACTACTATTACGAGGTCATGCCGTTCGGCCTCAAGAATGCGGGGGTGACCTACCAGCGCCTCATGGACAAAATCTTCAAAGGCCTAATCGGCCGAGCGGTAGAGGTATACGTGGACGACATAGTCATAAAGTCTGACTCTTTCGAACAACATCTGAAGGACCTGAACAAGGTCTTCAGAGCCCTTAAAGGGGTCAACATGAAGCTCAATCCCAAAAGGTGCACATTCAGGGTTGAGGGGGGGAAGTTTTTAGGCTTCATGCTTACCCACCGGGGGATAGAGACTAACCCCGACAAATGTCAGGCCATACTTGGCATGAGAAGTCCGAATAGCATCAAGGAGATACAACAACTCCTGGGGCGCCTGACTGCCCtctccagattcgtcccacgcCTGGCCGAGAGAACGAGACCGATGGTCCAGCTGCTCCAAAAGGGCACCAAGTTCGTTTGGGATGACCGATGTGAAGAAATCTTCAAACAGCTTAAGGAGTTCCTCACATCCCCCACCGTCATCCAGAAGCCGAGACCCGACCACCCAATCCTGGTGTATTTGGTAGTCTCGGAGGAGGCAGTCAACGCCGCTCTGGTACAGGAGTCCGAGGGCAAGGAATGGCCGGTGTACTTTGTCAGTCGGACCCTCCACTCGGTCGAGATGTGA
- the LOC137828478 gene encoding uncharacterized protein isoform X3, which yields MNYSFQFQVQAIVHTSFRQRHFSSFLRYTASRRNLEMEEVKDASDLLVGDPALMETKIEAIRLGGPQKLQVIADFDATLTKFSVNGTRGQSSHGLLQQGNPEYDAKRQQLYEYYHPLEFSPTIGLEEKTKLMEEWWGKTHALLVEGGLTYESIRQSVANANIAFREGVPELFEFLEERDIPVLIFSAGLADTIEEVLRQKLHRYFKNVRIVSNRMVFDDNGSLVSFKGKLIHSLNKNEHALDMAAPVHERFGDMDGPTDDNASLKKRTNVLLLGDHLGDLGMSDGLNYETRISLGFLNHNIENSLSCYREAFDVVFVNDAPMWGVIKLVSQMC from the exons ATGAATTATAGCTTCCAATTTCAAGTTCAAGCCATCGTCCACACCTCCTTTCGCCAACGCCACTTCTCCTCTTTTCTCCGTTACACAGCCTCAAG GAGAAATTTAGAAATGGAGGAAGTGAAGGATGCTTCGGACTTGTTGGTGGGTGACCCTGCTTTGATGGAGACGAAAATTGAAGCAATTCGTTTGGGTGGTCCCCAGAAGCTTCAG GTGATTGCTGATTTTGATGCCACGTTAACTAAGTTTTCGGTTAATGGAACCCGTGGCCAAT CCAGTCATGGCCTTTTGCAGCAGGGTAATCCGGAATATGATGCCAAGAGGCAGCAGTTATATGAATATTACCATCCATTAGAATTTTCACCGACTATTGGACTTGAAGAGAAAACGAAGCTCATGGAAGAGTG GTGGGGAAAAACACATGCTCTGCTTGTTGAGGGAGGACTTACATATGAATCAATAAGGCAATCTGTTGCTAATGCCAACATAGCTTTCAGGGAAGGTGTTCCTGAACTTTTTGAGTTTCTGGAG GAAAGAGACATTCCTGTGTTAATATTCTCTGCAGGGCTCGCTGATACCATTGAAGAG GTCCTAAGGCAGAAACTTCACAGATACTTCAAGAATGTGAGGATAGTATCCAACAGAATGGTATTTGATGACAATGGCAGCCTTGTATCATTTAAAG GAAAATTGATTCATAGCTTAAATAAAAATGAGCATGCTCTTGATATGGCAGCTCCTGTTCATGAGAGGTTTGGTGATATGGATGGTCCTACTGATGACAATGCCTCATTGAAGAAGAGAACCAATGTTCTCCTTCTCGGTGATCATCTTGGAGACTTGGGAATGTCTGATGGTTTGAATTATGAGACTCGAATATCCTTGGGATTCCT GAACCACAACATTGAGAACTCACTCAGCTGCTATCGAGAAGCTTTTGATGTGGTTTTTGTG AATGATGCACCTATGTGGGGAGTAATCAAATTGGTCTCTCAAATGTGTTGA
- the LOC137828478 gene encoding uncharacterized protein isoform X5 has product MNYSFQFQVQAIVHTSFRQRHFSSFLRYTASRRNLEMEEVKDASDLLVGDPALMETKIEAIRLGGPQKLQVIADFDATLTKFSVNGTRGQSSHGLLQQGNPEYDAKRQQLYEYYHPLEFSPTIGLEEKTKLMEEWWGKTHALLVEGGLTYESIRQSVANANIAFREGVPELFEFLEERDIPVLIFSAGLADTIEEVLRQKLHRYFKNVRIVSNRMVFDDNGSLVSFKAPVHERFGDMDGPTDDNASLKKRTNVLLLGDHLGDLGMSDGLNYETRISLGFLNHNIENSLSCYREAFDVVFVNDAPMWGVIKLVSQMC; this is encoded by the exons ATGAATTATAGCTTCCAATTTCAAGTTCAAGCCATCGTCCACACCTCCTTTCGCCAACGCCACTTCTCCTCTTTTCTCCGTTACACAGCCTCAAG GAGAAATTTAGAAATGGAGGAAGTGAAGGATGCTTCGGACTTGTTGGTGGGTGACCCTGCTTTGATGGAGACGAAAATTGAAGCAATTCGTTTGGGTGGTCCCCAGAAGCTTCAG GTGATTGCTGATTTTGATGCCACGTTAACTAAGTTTTCGGTTAATGGAACCCGTGGCCAAT CCAGTCATGGCCTTTTGCAGCAGGGTAATCCGGAATATGATGCCAAGAGGCAGCAGTTATATGAATATTACCATCCATTAGAATTTTCACCGACTATTGGACTTGAAGAGAAAACGAAGCTCATGGAAGAGTG GTGGGGAAAAACACATGCTCTGCTTGTTGAGGGAGGACTTACATATGAATCAATAAGGCAATCTGTTGCTAATGCCAACATAGCTTTCAGGGAAGGTGTTCCTGAACTTTTTGAGTTTCTGGAG GAAAGAGACATTCCTGTGTTAATATTCTCTGCAGGGCTCGCTGATACCATTGAAGAG GTCCTAAGGCAGAAACTTCACAGATACTTCAAGAATGTGAGGATAGTATCCAACAGAATGGTATTTGATGACAATGGCAGCCTTGTATCATTTAAAG CTCCTGTTCATGAGAGGTTTGGTGATATGGATGGTCCTACTGATGACAATGCCTCATTGAAGAAGAGAACCAATGTTCTCCTTCTCGGTGATCATCTTGGAGACTTGGGAATGTCTGATGGTTTGAATTATGAGACTCGAATATCCTTGGGATTCCT GAACCACAACATTGAGAACTCACTCAGCTGCTATCGAGAAGCTTTTGATGTGGTTTTTGTG AATGATGCACCTATGTGGGGAGTAATCAAATTGGTCTCTCAAATGTGTTGA
- the LOC137829503 gene encoding uncharacterized protein, with the protein MKGVKGKFLKKLKSIKPIGYLKQDRILQLKASDGYVDFLPKIPSFNLHAPFVFWENKPEKTVLSCEEMKMQEEPEVIDVAELMKDLEEEEEEEMNLEDYNNNKENIGPCLVKPQQQPNKGVLQSGKRAKSESKQRGVLEEKKCSPARVDSNSNRKTKTPLLDSDIPSFRKPDLNSGSLFDPNLLAAFEQAVKEHAKMTEEQRRIRIEEESSQKVEDDDPDTDPNPLMFFEENCPPGGDGNVIFYTTTLRGIRKTFEDCNKIRFLLQSFKVLYFERDISMHKEFRDELWCSLDGKLVPPRLFVKGRYIGGAEEVLNLHEQGKLRKILEGVPMDYSSGPCDACGGIRFVLCFKCNGSHKVMEENGECNQCSQCNENGLIVCPYCC; encoded by the coding sequence ATGAAGGGAGTAAAAGGAAAATTTCTGAAGAAGCTCAAATCCATCAAACCAATCGGGTATCTGAAGCAAGATCGAATTCTCCAACTAAAGGCCTCAGATGGGTACGTCGATTTTCTTCCAAAGATTCCGAGTTTCAACCTGCACGCCCCATTCGTTTTCTGGGAAAACAAGCCCGAGAAAACTGTTCTGAGCTGTGAGGAAATGAAAATGCAGGAGGAACCTGAGGTCATAGACGTGGCAGAGCTGATGAAAGaccttgaagaagaagaagaagaagaaatgaatTTGGAAGAttacaataacaataaagagaACATAGGGCCGTGTTTGGTAAAACCCCAGCAACAACCCAACAAGGGTGTTTTGCAGAGTGGGAAGAGAGCAAAATCAGAGTCAAAACAGAGAGGGGTTTTGgaggaaaaaaaatgttcacCAGCGAGAGTTGATAGTAACAGCAACAGAAAAACCAAAACCCCTTTGTTAGACTCTGACATTCCATCGTTCCGAAAACCGGACTTGAACTCTGGCAGCCTGTTTGATCCGAATCTGCTGGCGGCATTCGAGCAAGCCGTGAAGGAACATGCTAAGATGACAGAAGAACAGAGGAGAATCCGAATTGAAGAAGAGTCTTCACAGAAAGTGGAAGATGATGACCCTGATACCGACCCTAACCCTTTGATGTTCTTTGAAGAGAACTGTCCACCTGGGGGAGATGGCAATGTAATATTCTACACCACAACACTTAGGGGAATCCGGAAGACATTCGAAGACTGCAACAAAATTCGCTTCCTACTTCAGAGTTTTAAGGTTTTGTATTTTGAGAGGGACATATCAATGCACAAGGAGTTCAGGGATGAGTTGTGGTGCAGTTTGGATGGAAAATTAGTGCCTCCAAGGCTTTTTGTCAAGGGAAGGTACATTGGTGGGGCAGAAGAAGTTCTTAATTTGCATGAGCAAGGAAAGTTGAGGAAAATCTTAGAAGGGGTTCCCATGGATTACTCCAGTGGTCCTTGTGATGCATGTGGAGGGATAAGGTTTGTGCTGTGCTTCAAGTGTAATGGTAGCCATAAGGTTATGGAGGAAAATGGAGAGTGCAATCAGTGCTCTCAGTGTAATGAGAACGGGTTGATTGTGTGCCCTTATTGCTGCTAG
- the LOC137828478 gene encoding uncharacterized protein isoform X4 produces the protein MNYSFQFQVQAIVHTSFRQRHFSSFLRYTASRVSFSSFCCRRNLEMEEVKDASDLLVGDPALMETKIEAIRLGGPQKLQVIADFDATLTKFSVNGTRGQSSHGLLQQGNPEYDAKRQQLYEYYHPLEFSPTIGLEEKTKLMEEWWGKTHALLVEGGLTYESIRQSVANANIAFREGVPELFEFLEERDIPVLIFSAGLADTIEEVLRQKLHRYFKNVRIVSNRMVFDDNGSLVSFKAPVHERFGDMDGPTDDNASLKKRTNVLLLGDHLGDLGMSDGLNYETRISLGFLNHNIENSLSCYREAFDVVFVNDAPMWGVIKLVSQMC, from the exons ATGAATTATAGCTTCCAATTTCAAGTTCAAGCCATCGTCCACACCTCCTTTCGCCAACGCCACTTCTCCTCTTTTCTCCGTTACACAGCCTCAAG GGTATCATTTTCTAGTTTTTGTTGCAGGAGAAATTTAGAAATGGAGGAAGTGAAGGATGCTTCGGACTTGTTGGTGGGTGACCCTGCTTTGATGGAGACGAAAATTGAAGCAATTCGTTTGGGTGGTCCCCAGAAGCTTCAG GTGATTGCTGATTTTGATGCCACGTTAACTAAGTTTTCGGTTAATGGAACCCGTGGCCAAT CCAGTCATGGCCTTTTGCAGCAGGGTAATCCGGAATATGATGCCAAGAGGCAGCAGTTATATGAATATTACCATCCATTAGAATTTTCACCGACTATTGGACTTGAAGAGAAAACGAAGCTCATGGAAGAGTG GTGGGGAAAAACACATGCTCTGCTTGTTGAGGGAGGACTTACATATGAATCAATAAGGCAATCTGTTGCTAATGCCAACATAGCTTTCAGGGAAGGTGTTCCTGAACTTTTTGAGTTTCTGGAG GAAAGAGACATTCCTGTGTTAATATTCTCTGCAGGGCTCGCTGATACCATTGAAGAG GTCCTAAGGCAGAAACTTCACAGATACTTCAAGAATGTGAGGATAGTATCCAACAGAATGGTATTTGATGACAATGGCAGCCTTGTATCATTTAAAG CTCCTGTTCATGAGAGGTTTGGTGATATGGATGGTCCTACTGATGACAATGCCTCATTGAAGAAGAGAACCAATGTTCTCCTTCTCGGTGATCATCTTGGAGACTTGGGAATGTCTGATGGTTTGAATTATGAGACTCGAATATCCTTGGGATTCCT GAACCACAACATTGAGAACTCACTCAGCTGCTATCGAGAAGCTTTTGATGTGGTTTTTGTG AATGATGCACCTATGTGGGGAGTAATCAAATTGGTCTCTCAAATGTGTTGA
- the LOC137829245 gene encoding cucumber peeling cupredoxin-like: MVLHQTPFFLSFLAMFIAFFCHCSATKFTVGDSAGWIIPPYPTYYNNWTHSHFIRAGDSIEFQFDDKFYNLIQVSQQEYEHCTSLQPLRIFNSSPVILPLKERGELFFTCSISNYCCLGQKIMISVHEGSSQNPPSPSPSPSQVPIIISPPQLSPNGSAPQPHGSSGMSSPPPSTGSTSGGNVGNPPVPPSTQNDENNAMALVGARSFTLSLGQVLSIIGAFFGFWVM; encoded by the exons ATGGTGCTGCATCAAACccctttttttctctcatttttagCAATGTTTATAGCCTTCTTTTGTCACTGTTCTGCAACGAAATTCACAGTGGGGGATTCAGCAGGCTGGATTATTCCACCATATCCAACATACTACAATAATTGGACACACTCCCATTTCATAAGAGCAGGCGATTCTATTG AATTCCAGTTCGATGACAAATTCTACAACCTAATTCAGGTATCACAACAAGAGTACGAGCATTGCACATCACTTCAGCCTCTAAGGATATTTAATAGTAGCCCAGTAATTCTTCCACTGAAGGAGAGAGGTGAGTTGTTCTTCACATGCAGCATCTCAAACTACTGTTGTCTAGGCCAGAAGATTATGATTTCTGTCCATGAAGGTTCTTCACAAAACCCCCCATCACCATCACCTTCACCCTCTCAAGTGCCAATCATAATCTCTCCTCCACAACTATCACCAAATGGGTCTGCTCCTCAACCTCATGGATCTAGTGGCATGAGTAGCCCTCCACCTTCTACTGGAAGCACTTCAGGAGGCAATGTTGGCAACCCTCCTGTGCCACCTTCCACTCAAAATGATGAAAACAATGCAATGGCCTTGGTAGGTGCCAGAAGTTTCACTCTGTCTCTGGGGCAAGTCTTGTCTATTATCGGTGCTTTCTTTGGCTTTTGGGTGATGTAG